The following proteins are co-located in the Besnoitia besnoiti strain Bb-Ger1 chromosome Unknown contig00007, whole genome shotgun sequence genome:
- a CDS encoding uncharacterized protein (encoded by transcript BESB_073300), with translation MTVRLRRTLRSSRSSAPLSGQPLGQHMSRCVSFKSQCLLPSYVYLRRCSHPQTIIFVTLVVSPLLVAFFLPESASYLGAGASPTRSRFRQSTGRLESSLFSERFGRAFIERSGSSESARDNLTPPGDVAETTPLTDEGADAGSLFSSLQGDRRSAILLHAPILLIASVLHADADNTEAQVGVGPRAPSRRSVMKSHIALDPTASGRILMSEEIARVAAEGLTRRKGITFSAASVESLTGGAAVVDAEPESVVRQVEERVKTSIAVEKEAPLSEAAEGSPCTKAAVEARLKEIGCPLQLSNRHFALDYKFGVRIKGREFKEEKASKFAYLPRAVSEAPSYEPLPGLVLLADIDEPGIGSDVRLLHIVVRPSVCEEKGAKRCTIPYLLPPVPLAEPAHRILALGFDSPTGKTFKITEVLKLIQEKPLDLDLRRISLSRLIEDNHEFFQVKKGMIASPSWNVFKVYNVGQAASSGEATQRLLDVGTPLIEVPKNASPAEKQAAAELAKIQNAEVDGVSTPEFGGYSPGSGGQLKPSTIFGYVLGSLLVIAVFVGIVVVTADCVSGATKA, from the exons ATGACAGTCCGATTGCGCCGAACGCTGCGCTCGAGCAGATCGAGCGCCCCTCTCTCCGGCCAGCCACTTGGCCAGCACATGAGCCGCTGCGTTTCGTTCAAGTCGCAGTGTCTCCTCCCTTCTTATGTTTATTTGCGTCGCTGCAGTCATCCACAGACCATCATTTTCGTTACTCTGGTTGTTTCGCCTCTTCTGGTGGCATTCTTCCTCCCTGAAAGCGCTTCGTATCTGGGAGCGGGGGCTAGCCCTACACGATCTCGGTTCCGACAAAGCACGGGACGCCTTGAGTCGTCTTTGTTTAGCGAGCGTTTCGGCCGGGCTTTCATCGAGCGCTCGGGAAGCTCTGAATCCGCGAGAGATAATCTCACGCCACCAGGAGATGTTGCGGAGACTACCCCGCTGACTGACGAGGGTGCCGATGCTGGTTCGTTGTTCAGCAGCCTTCAGGGGGACCGCCGGTCAG CTATCTTGTTGCATGCACCTATTTTGCTCATCGCGTCTGTGCTCCATGCAGATGCGGACAACACGGAGGCACAAGTCGGCGTAGGGCCGAGAGCCCCTAGTCGCCGCTCAGTGATGAAGTCCCACATTGCTCTTGATCCAACCGCCAGTGGGAGAATACTCATGAGCGAAGAGATAGCGCGTGTAGCAGCTGAGGGACTGACTCGCCGCAAAGGCATAACGTTTTCTGCTGCATCTGTGGAGAGCCTCACCGGCGGAGCAGCTGTGGTGGACGCCGAGCCGGAGAGCGTCGTTCGTCAGGTGGAAGAGAGGGTGAAAACAAGCATCGCAGTGGAAAAAGAGGCTCCTTTATCTGAGGCAGCTGAGGGGTCGCCCTGCACGAAGGCAGCAGTGGAGGCTCGGCTTAAAGAAATCGGGTGTCCTTTACAGCTGTCGAACAGGCACTTCGCGCTTGACTACAAGTT CGGCGTCCGCATCAAGGGCCGAGAGTTtaaagaggagaaggcgtcAAAATTTGCGTACCTGCCCCGAGCTGTTTCTGAAGCGCCGTCATACGAGCCTCTTCCAGgcctcgtccttctcgcgGACATAGATGAACCGGGAATCGGGTCTGACGTGCGTCTTCTCCACATTGTTGTTCGTCCTAGCGTATGCGAAGAGAAGGGAGCGAAGCGCTGCACTATCCCTTATCTTCTTCCACCAGTCCCCCTAG CGGAACCAGCGCATCGTATCTTGGCGTTAGGTTTCGACTCGCCGACAGGGAAGACTTTTAAAATTACCGAGGTGTTGAAGCTCATCCAAGAAAAACCCTTGGACCTCGATTTGCGGC GTATATCTCTGTCTCGCCTTATTGAGGACAACCACGAGTTTTTTCAAGTCAAGAAGGGGATGatcgcgtctccctcctggAATGTCTTCAAG GTTTACAATGTCGGGCAGGCCGCTTCTTCTGGAGAAGCGACACAACGACTCCTCGACGTAGGAACGCCACTTATCGAAGTTCCTAAGAACGCTAGTCCTGCCGAGAAgcaagcagcagcggagcTCGCAAAGATCCAGAATGCTGAAGTTGACGGCGTCTCAACCCCGGAGTTTGGCGGCTACTCTCCGGGGTCTGGCGGCCAACTCAAGCCCTCGACGATTTTCGGTTATGTGCTGGGAAGTCTACTCGTTATCGCTGTCTTCGTCGGGATTGTTGTTGTTACAGCTGACTGTGTGTCGGGAGCCACGAAAGCTTGA
- a CDS encoding uncharacterized protein (encoded by transcript BESB_073310), translating into MLSGVAAASARALMRPCVSGSARSGVSSSFPALRSRFFSSKAGADGTVQMLVENPRPTQYQTEICNQATNVKPGVEKNPTKALIATCALLVGIPIIHTRMELNKYYSEVSGQVAETETRLASMRRSLRVPLCAAFPVDLDDVDIGEAGSSRPRKH; encoded by the coding sequence ATGCTGTCTGGTGTCGCGGCAGCTTCCGCCCGGGCGCTCATGCGTCCCTGCGTCTCTGGATCTGCTCGGAGTGGCGTTTCGTCTTCATTCCCGGCTCTGAGAAGCCGTTTTTTCAGCAGCaaggccggcgcggacggcACTGTCCAGATGCTGGTGGAAAACCCGCGGCCGACCCAGTATCAAACGGAAATCTGCAACCAAGCGACGAACGTGAAGCCCGGAGTTGAGAAGAACCCGACCAAGGCACTGATTGCCACGTGCGCGCTGCTCGTCGGCATCCCCATCATCCACACGAGGATGGAACTCAACAAATACTACAGTGAAGTAAGTGGGCAAGTCGCCGAAACGGAGACCCGCTTGGCTTCCATGCGCCGAAGCCTCCGGgtccctctctgcgccgcgttcCCCGTCGACCTGGATGATGTGGATATCGGGGAGGCAGGCAGTAGCCGCCCGCGAAAACATTGA
- a CDS encoding uncharacterized protein (encoded by transcript BESB_073320) — translation MEERKATSGWIREAIEDLLLIELRDRLLLESEHAFASAEDEPDPKYTAEEEREDPPPAGRAEAGRHEADAEANPRGGGGREGGGGRDATVQCDGERGRKEGRHLSSPLACRSAAPTRTLLEPRLSLLPVSSHAEKNASDPSSGSSCPSCPSSSAPLRASSLVSLASVASVSPPSSAPPASADSATRRPLSVSPGAPRASSADFRASSAAASSSPPLSSLTAVPSSYAEAPVPAPPAFSSRASPFCAASSAVSFYSPFGFASSAPSASSSALSLSRSRVRAFPATSFSVQSRPTEFLPCRLLEVCRHELRPDILLLLLSDGASTALAALKPPSSRASVSGAPSPPSASACVATSRPSRGCASPSPPPRAAPSPAESPWPLGSSSSACEAAPTQTPTQTPTPTPTPPARTGKSCRTRRSVGRRRYREARLPLRAPPWRSVGEGAAAGGAEDVRRAGRHGGGAGSAGVTGDKERKARRLGEEATGCALRSESAARPGGEARAGTTEGRENARERSCRNEEGNSASSGVLLERSSRHKAQKKGEAGRRKTRAQETEDLWSWLIARNWKGTGAPWDFYSSEDIDDLFAELRNLRSGYFEVLLAPRIARGLSSSLPCLLLTAIYPLVSTPLPQQSLALSLPPPLGPSPPLGAARSSLRMSAGTPAIKPTTLSGSLAHAGGFSLHAPRSQLRPCSSFRSASSASPGVPSAVSSSPARVTAVSSLRAASAVRPVAAPAAAARFGAPSSLPTRQEPESGGAPSLGPPSSSPTAVSRATAPRGFLPWSSSPSSFSSAVPPSGSSPLPESSSTSRAACGFSSSLSSDCSPSPSFASSRREDALRQGCARGRATEAQTSVSGKERELAAWRSEHVGHSARATEGGGSGEEKDEALRDGAGGEAARSVLCQDARSMNLRENGEGDAELPSVATTKQSDGKNREAGSASNLDLLRGADSARAAAAASGEEGSPPSAYDSLSAGSSRNAAEDAPAEARASQEEARGFKGAGRAEGEACEARAKGSCSEERGPPDGQVQENERGEPGRVSGPSVGEGTVARGRGDEHDASQLGSDVSLPSAATQALSLWGSAGSLSSRSNASGDTQVTVPLEASLTSQRSSASQPPPSVSSSSGPPDHTQSPLAVLSQASSASASSVSPSAASASRASSSSASSSPRPSPSPAEEATRSASSAEPLRRVDRGGLAPSGASGKRRLPPSTVPRTEEKRRKTTSAAPIYVDDEPEEIAISDDDDDESAKRASAPVPPEHSTGPSAIFEAEQRNEKPPGGTFSPQALFQTLRNANGGIIDMEVLRKFRNEAATKSPVLRQMKEANAKLAAAVELIKRRRQRGTPKALPHRNE, via the exons ATggaagagagaaaggcgacgAGCGGCTGGATACGAGAGGCGATCGAAGACCTTCTCTTGATTGAACTGCGAGACAGGCTTCTCCTCGAGAGCGAGCACGCGTTCGCCTCGGCAGAAGACGAACCCGACCCAAAATAcacggcggaagaagaaagagaggaccCACCGCCTGCAGGTCGAGCAGAAGCAGGCAGACACGAAGCAGACGCTGAGGCAAACCcaagaggagggggaggaagagaaggaggaggaggcagagatgCGACGGTCCAGTgcgacggagagcgaggaaggaagGAAGGAAGGcatctctcttctcctctggcCTGccggagcgccgcgccgacaaGGACCTTACTCGAACCTCGACTGAGTCTCTTGCCTGTCTcttcgcatgcagagaaaaacgcctCCGACCCCTCCTCTGGTAGCTCGTGTCCTTCGtgtccttcttcctcggctcCTCTGAGGGCTTCCTCTTTGGtgtccctcgcctccgtcgcgtccGTCTCACCGCCCTCCTCAGCTCCtcccgcgtctgcggactccgccacgcggcgcccgctttctgtctctcctggcgctccccgcgcgtcgtccgctgACTTCCGagcctcttcggcggcggcgtcctcgtctcctcccctGAGTTCGTTGACCGCCGTCCCTTCTTCGTACGCTGAGGCGCCtgttcctgcgcctcctgcgttctcgtctcgcgcttcacctttctgcgccgcctcctcggctgtCTCGTTCTACTCTCCCTTTGgcttcgcgtcgtctgctccctctgcttcttcgtcggctCTGAGtctgtcgcgctcgcgcgtccgcgcgttTCCAGCAACTTCTTTTTCTGTCCAGTCTCGACCCACGGAATTCCTGCCGTGTCGCCTCTTGGAGGTTTGCAGACACGAGTTACGTCCCGAcattcttctgcttctcctctctgaCGGGGCGTCCACGGCTCTCGCAGCTCTCAAGCCcccgtcttctcgcgcctcggtCTCTGGTGCGCCCTCTCcaccttctgcgtctgcttgtGTCGCCACTTCGCGCCCCTCACGGGGCTGCGCgtccccgtcgccgcctccgcgcgcggctccgtcTCCTGCTGAGTCTCCGTGGCCGCTGGGCTCCAGTTCTTCGGCATGTGAAGCCGCCCCGACTCAGACTCCGACTCAGACTCCGACTCCTACTCCGAccccgcccgcgcgcacCGGGAAGTCTTGCCGGACGCGTCGGAGCGTCGGGCGTCGTCGCTACCGCGAAGCTCGGCTTCCTTtgcgagcgccgccgtggcgctcCGTGGGAGAAGGTGCAGCTGCggggggcgcggaggacgtgAGACGGGCCGGACGccacggaggaggcgccggcagcgcgggcgtCACAGGCGAtaaagagaggaaagcgagacGACTCGGAGAGGAGGCCACGGGCTGCGCGCTCCGATCAGAGTCTGCCGCAAGACCTGGCGGAGAGGCCCGTGCAGGCACAACGGAGGGAAGAGAGAACGCTAGAGAGAGGAGCTGCAGGAACGAAGAAGGGAACAGCGCATCTTCCGGCGTCCTCCTGGAGCGCTCGAGCCGCCAtaaggcgcagaagaaaggcgaagcgggaagaaggaaaacgagGGCTCAGGAGACCGAAGACCTCTGGTCGTGGCTAATCGCGAGAAACTGGAAGGGCACTGGGGCTCCGTGGGACTTCTACTCATCCGAGGACATCGACGATCTGTTTGCCGAGCTGAGAAACTTGAGAT CGGGCTACTTTGAAGTCCTTCTGGCTCCACGGATCGCGCGCGGGCTGTCCTCTTCCcttccctgtctcctcctcacAGCCATCTACCCTCTTGTCTccacgccgctgccgcaaCAGAGCCTCGCCctgtcgcttccgccgcctcttgggccttcgcctccgctcggcgcagcgagaagtTCGCTTCGTATGTCTGCCGGGACGCCAGCGATTAAACCGACGACTCTTTCAGGCTCTCTCGCCCACGCTGGGGGTTTCTCACTCCACGCCCCGAGAAGCCAGCTGCGGCCCTGCTCCTCGTTTCGGTCGgcttcgtccgcgtcgcctggaGTTCCAAgcgccgtctcctcgagCCCGGCTCGCGTTactgctgtctcctctcttcggGCGGCGTCCGCTGTCCGGCCTGTCGCAgccccagccgccgcggctcggttcggcgcgccttcgtccctTCCAACGCGGCAGGAGCCCGAGTCTGGCGGCGCTCCTTCTCTTGgtcctccttcttcctctccgaCAGCGGTGTCGCGCGCCACGGCGCCTCGTGGTTTTTTGCCGTggtcgtcttctccttcctctttctcctctgcggttCCTCCGTCTGgctcctctcccctccctGAGTCTTCTTCCacctctcgcgctgcctgtGGATTTTcatcgtcgctctcctctgatTGTTCGCCGAGCCCCTCGTTTGCTTCTTCCAGGCGTGAagacgcgctgcgccagggttgcgcgcgaggccgcgccacaGAGGCACAGACGAGCGTCAGCGGAAAAGAACGGGAGCTGGCGGCTTGGCGAAGCGAGCATGTAGGACACAGCGCCCGGGCAACCGAGGGGGgtggcagcggagaagagaaggatgAGGCACTGCGAGACggggctggcggcgaagccgcgcgaagcgTCCTCTGCCAAGATGCGCGCAGCATGAACCTCCGCGAAAATggggaaggagacgcggagtTGCCAAGTGTAGCGACGACGAAACAAAGCGACGGCAAAAACCGCGAAGCCGGCAGTGCCTCGAACCTCGACCTGCTCCGAGGAGCGGACTCGGCgcgtgccgcagctgccgcaagcggagaggaaggcagtCCGCCGAGTGCCTATGACAGCCTCTCTGCGGGTTCTAGCAGAAatgccgcggaggacgctcCAGCCGAAGCGCGGGCGTCCCAGGAAGAAGCACGCGGCTTCAAAGGAGCAGGGcgagcggaaggcgaagcgtgcgaagcgcgagccaaaggaagctgcagcgaggaAAGAGGCCCTCCTGATGGACAGGTTCAAGAGAACGAGCGCGGCGAACCCGGCCGTGTGTCAGGCCCTTCAGTTGGGGAGGGCACGGTagctcgagggcgcggagacgaacaCGACGCATCTCAGCTTGGCTCGGACGTCTCCTTGCCATCCGCGGCAACGCAGGCTCTCTCGCTCTGGGGTTCTGCGGGATCTCTTTCTTCCCGCAGCAACGCGTCTGGGGACACGCAGGTGACGGTGCCTCTCGAGGCGAGCCTGACGTCTCAGAGGTCGTCCGCCTctcagccgccgccttctgtttcgtcgtcttctgggCCGCCCGATCACACGCAGTCTCCCTTGGCCGTTCTTTCGCAGGCgtcctcagcctccgcctcctctgtgtctccgtccgccgcctctgcctcgcgcgcctcctcttcctctgcgagttcgtctccgcgcccgtcgccgtccCCCGCGGAAGAGGCCACAAggtctgcctcgtctgccgaGCCTCTTCGGCGGGTCGACCGAGGAGGTCTAGCCCCCTCGGGTGCCTCTGGTAAAAGGCGCCTCCCGCCCAGTACCGTGCCTCGCACGGAAGAGAAACGCAGAAAGACaacttccgcggcgccgatcTACGTGGACGACGAGCCGGAAGAAATCGCTATCTCCGACGACGATGATGATGAATCAGCGAAgcgggcgtctgcgcctgtgCCGCCCGAGCACTCCACGGGTCCCTCGGCGATTTTCGAGGCCGAACAGAGAAACGAGAAGCCTCCGGGTGGCACATTCTCGCCCCAGGCTCTCTTCCAGACCCTCCGAAACGCAAATGGAGGAATTATTGACATGGAAGTGCTGCGGAAATTCAGGAATGAAGCGGCAACAAAGTCGCCAGTGCTGCGGCAGATGAAGGAGGCCAACGCGAAgctggcggctgctgtcGAGCTGATCaagcggcgacgccagagagGAACGCCGAAAGCGCTTCCGCATCGAAACGAAtag
- a CDS encoding uncharacterized protein (encoded by transcript BESB_073330), with amino-acid sequence MNATSPQTRNGGQNGCKRSCRTQVVFERAALPTPRVVARSSQRAHHCLALSIEVLLAVAALIQVFALVEQRKLKSMQLSTSGCETKEATAGRIAAKQRQRQASLRARLRRAPFLLPRSDLAQLLCRVRRLAISTREVHEAGEREICLTLGKNCKNLANARRAPGFRDSLSLPGVAAPASGLLPRGSERALRTLFGATDPDAQAAEAAAEAAAEAAAEAAAEACPWRSAKA; translated from the exons ATGAATGCGACTTCCCCCCAAACAAGGAATGGAGGCCAGAATGGATGTAAGCGTTCCTGTCGCACCCAGGTGGTCTTCGAGAGAGCGGCTCTTCCCACGCCGCGGGTTGTCGCCCGCTCTTCGCAGCGCGCACACCACTGTCTCGCCCTTTCCATCGAAgttctcctcgccgtcgcagcccTGATTCAGGTGTTTGCG TTAGTAGAGCAGAGAAAACTTAAGAGCATGCAGCTCTCGACCTCTGGGtgcgagacgaaggaggcgaccgcTGGAAGGATCGCAGCAAAACAGCGACAACGGCAAGCATCGCTgagagcgcggctgcgacgagCACCGttccttctgcctcgcagTGACCTAGCGCAGCTGCTGTGCCGAgtccgtcgcctcgcgaTCTCCACACGCGAGGTCCACGAGGCCGGAGAGAGGGAAATCTGTTTGACTCTGGGGAAAAATTGCAAAAACCTCGCCAATGCACGCCGGGCTCCTGGTTTCAGGgactctctttctctccccgGTGTGGCGGCACCCGCCAGCGGCCTTCTCCCACGCGGCAGCGAACGCGCGCTTCGTACGCTGTTCGGCGCAACCGATCCAgatgcgcaggcagcagaggccgccgcagaggccgccgcagaggccgccgcagaggccgccgcagaggcctgcCCCTGGAGGAGTGCGAAAGCGTGA